The DNA sequence AGATTCCGGAGGATGTGCAAAAACTTACGGGAATCACCGACGAAATGGTCGCAGCGGGAGTGTCCGAGCAGGAAGCAGTAGAAGGATTTTTTGACTTTTGCGGGGAACTGCCTTTGGTGGGACACAATATCTTATTTGACTATAGCTTTTTGAAGCAGTATGCGGTAAATCATAAAATGACTTTTGAAAAAAACGGAGTAGATACCCTGAAACTGTCACGAAAATTTTTTCCGGACTTAGAGAAAAAGACCTTGGATTATCTTTGTGAGTATTTGAATATAGAGCGGAGCCACAATCATCGGGCGCTGGAGGATGCCAAGGCGACAGGTGTGTTGTTGGAGTATTTGTGGGAAAACTATGGACAGCAAGAGCCGGAGACTTTTCGTCCGGTTCAGTTGGTTTACCGTGCGAAAAAGCAGAGTCCGGCAACGGAAAGGCAAAAAAGATA is a window from the Roseburia sp. 499 genome containing:
- a CDS encoding 3'-5' exonuclease translates to MLESYVVVDLEMTGLRAKTDKILEIGAVKVENHQVTDSYQKMINPGIKIPEDVQKLTGITDEMVAAGVSEQEAVEGFFDFCGELPLVGHNILFDYSFLKQYAVNHKMTFEKNGVDTLKLSRKFFPDLEKKTLDYLCEYLNIERSHNHRALEDAKATGVLLEYLWENYGQQEPETFRPVQLVYRAKKQSPATERQKRYLKELAEYHKISLDIDVEGLTKSEASRRTDQILAQYGKMPRN